In Carya illinoinensis cultivar Pawnee chromosome 9, C.illinoinensisPawnee_v1, whole genome shotgun sequence, the following are encoded in one genomic region:
- the LOC122277724 gene encoding uncharacterized protein LOC122277724, whose translation MAETKSAPRSPPTFLEVLCKSSGKTRRFAVGTDARFAVSLINGRLDRGTGKPLASYIEAFKEGEEPIAFGPNSVLVDYGHSWKLQTATEPDLTYPGVPKGVGVRPVTTRISTVTIPDSSNPAISFSYVGKIILAFILIFVLGAIFTLALENLPRLILFVKSSM comes from the exons atgGCTGAAACTAAATCAGCTCCACGTTCTCCTCCTACT TTTTTAGAGGTTTTATGCAAAAGCTCAGGCAAGACAAGGCGCTTTGCGGTTGGTACAGACGCGCGCTTTGCGGTATCACTCATTAATGGAAGATTGGATAGAGGCACAGGCAAACCCCTTGCTTCCTATATCGAAGCTTTCAAAGAAGGAGAGGAACCCATTGCTTTCGGACCCAATTCGGTTCTCGTCGACTACGGCCACAGTTGGAAGCTACAGACAGCCACCGAACCCGATTTAACCTATCCAG GGGTTCCGAAGGGGGTAGGGGTCCGGCCAGTGACGACCCGAATTTCTACTGTAACG ATTCCTGACAGCTCAAATCCAGCAATCAGTTTTTCTTATGttggaaaaataatattagctttcattttgatttttgtaCTTGGTGCAATCTTTACATTGGCTCTTGAGAATCTTCCCAGACTGATATTGTTTGTCAAGTCATCCatgtaa